One genomic window of Corynebacterium pseudotuberculosis includes the following:
- a CDS encoding ROK family protein: MIGAGNKVQTPVRIGVDIGGTKIAAGLVADANPTTVIEYRRRPTPASNVIQEVAGVIQELIDVSPTAVSSIGIGAPGVIDPIEGNVVSSGPTMQGWAGTKIADTLREQFPVPVAVHNDVRVMGLGESIYGAGQDFNNILFVSLGTGVGGALVRDGGLVASPHCTAGELRCLWGRLPDGSAALLESFASGPGLVDSYNAYAEHPAVDLHEIMARYHAGEEYARGVIEEHLFACGVAIGGFISAIDVDAVVVGGGVGNIGDAIINPFARGLKEGAIPPLDAVPVIQAQLGTDAPIVGAAYLGKTQD, translated from the coding sequence ATGATTGGCGCAGGCAATAAAGTGCAAACCCCCGTACGCATTGGCGTGGATATTGGTGGAACCAAGATCGCGGCGGGCCTGGTGGCGGATGCTAACCCCACCACCGTTATTGAGTATCGTCGTCGGCCTACGCCCGCGAGCAATGTGATACAAGAGGTCGCTGGCGTTATCCAAGAGCTTATAGACGTCTCCCCTACCGCGGTTTCGAGCATAGGAATCGGTGCTCCAGGGGTCATTGATCCCATAGAAGGCAACGTAGTGTCCTCGGGGCCGACCATGCAGGGATGGGCGGGAACTAAGATCGCGGATACGCTGAGGGAACAATTCCCGGTTCCCGTTGCCGTGCATAACGACGTCCGCGTTATGGGGCTGGGCGAGTCCATCTATGGCGCTGGTCAGGACTTTAACAATATTCTTTTTGTCAGCCTGGGCACTGGCGTGGGCGGGGCACTTGTGCGTGATGGTGGGCTTGTTGCCTCGCCTCACTGTACCGCTGGAGAGCTGCGTTGCCTGTGGGGACGGCTCCCCGATGGATCCGCTGCCCTCTTAGAGTCCTTCGCCTCTGGTCCTGGACTCGTTGACTCCTATAACGCGTATGCGGAGCACCCAGCCGTGGATCTCCACGAGATTATGGCTCGATACCACGCGGGTGAAGAATATGCGCGGGGTGTTATTGAGGAACATCTCTTTGCGTGCGGGGTTGCTATCGGCGGGTTTATTAGTGCCATTGACGTGGATGCTGTGGTGGTCGGCGGTGGCGTGGGCAATATTGGCGATGCCATTATTAACCCCTTTGCTCGTGGGCTAAAAGAAGGCGCCATCCCTCCACTCGATGCAGTACCAGTTATCCAGGCACAGCTAGGAACCGATGCTCCCATCGTAGGAGCCGCATATCTGGGGAAGACCCAAGACTAA
- a CDS encoding amidohydrolase family protein has protein sequence MTGFIVGTVVTVDGVLEGHRVDYDATGTITAITPASDKKLNNDLMILPGLADIHNHGGAGESFPTSGSEGCIAAARHHRAHGSTTLLASTVSMREEVLLPQLSLLSELASDGEITGIHAEGPFVNSCRCGAQDPAAIIGGDPELFAKMIKASRGFLRSMTFAPETPHARKLVDMCAEHNVVVSLGHTDADFDLTMDMIRYAEQRGAVVTATHLFNAMPPLHHRAPGPVAALMSAAARSLAHVELIADGVHLDDNTVSMVLDSVGSENITFVSDAMGAAGKADGEYILGALAVTVIDGVARLSTEDGSQGAIAGGTSRVIDQVRRQVGAGHDMVDVIRASTSGNRLLGLSDRGDIAVGKKANFVVCRNDFEVVAVYENGQKLNF, from the coding sequence ATGACCGGATTCATCGTAGGAACCGTAGTAACGGTTGACGGCGTGCTAGAAGGTCACCGTGTTGACTATGACGCAACGGGGACAATCACAGCGATTACCCCGGCGTCGGATAAAAAGCTAAACAACGATCTGATGATCCTTCCGGGCCTCGCCGATATTCACAATCATGGAGGCGCCGGAGAATCCTTTCCCACCTCGGGGAGTGAGGGCTGTATAGCGGCCGCACGGCATCACCGTGCTCACGGGTCCACTACGCTGCTTGCGTCGACAGTCTCTATGCGAGAAGAAGTATTGTTACCGCAGCTTAGTCTGCTTTCCGAGCTGGCTAGCGACGGAGAAATAACAGGAATCCATGCAGAAGGGCCGTTTGTTAATAGCTGTCGCTGTGGGGCGCAGGATCCCGCCGCGATTATTGGGGGTGACCCAGAGCTCTTTGCAAAGATGATCAAAGCCTCACGCGGTTTCTTACGCTCGATGACTTTTGCGCCAGAGACGCCTCACGCGCGGAAATTGGTTGACATGTGCGCGGAGCACAACGTGGTTGTGTCGTTGGGACACACAGATGCCGATTTTGATCTCACCATGGATATGATCCGCTATGCGGAACAGCGCGGGGCTGTGGTCACCGCGACGCACCTGTTCAATGCCATGCCTCCGCTTCACCACCGCGCGCCGGGTCCCGTGGCAGCTCTAATGAGCGCTGCTGCTCGCTCCCTGGCACACGTTGAGCTTATCGCCGATGGTGTGCATCTGGATGACAATACGGTGAGCATGGTGTTGGATTCTGTGGGCTCGGAGAATATCACTTTTGTTTCCGACGCAATGGGGGCCGCAGGTAAAGCCGACGGAGAGTACATTCTCGGTGCTTTGGCTGTCACGGTTATTGACGGCGTTGCACGTTTGAGCACAGAGGACGGCTCGCAGGGGGCTATCGCGGGCGGAACATCCCGGGTGATTGATCAAGTACGGCGACAAGTGGGAGCAGGCCATGACATGGTCGATGTGATTCGAGCATCCACCAGCGGAAATCGCCTTTTGGGGCTCAGTGATCGCGGTGATATTGCCGTGGGTAAAAAAGCAAACTTTGTTGTATGCCGCAATGACTTTGAAGTGGTCGCGGTCTACGAAAACGGACAAAAGCTCAACTTTTAG
- a CDS encoding dipeptide/oligopeptide/nickel ABC transporter permease/ATP-binding protein, producing the protein MRRNLTEKLENRAGQRFSGIRSLPIASKVALTFLTLVALMAIFAPLITAYDPLASSTPVQPPSGDHWFGTDAIGRDIFARVAYGARASLIIGLCATGAALVAAAVIGSIAATAGKVVSEVLMRILDIIMSFPGIALAAVFVAVFGTSIPVLVFAIGFLYVPQLSRIVRANVLSEFGEDYVSAAKVMGAQIPHILIKHVARNTIAPIAVFATVLVADAIVFEASLSFINAGVKPPSPSWGNILADGKQLLLTGSWWPTFFPGLMILVTVLALNILSEGLTDAMASPRIKLTAKVSDNDPSIDTRNTLGQSTEKEAALSLNTSLAALRDAEMSENRRLVYTRGESPLIEVKDLSIAFPAAHGDVNIVDKVNFTVSPGQTMGLVGESGCGKSLVSMAIMGLLPPTAKITGEILFDGKNLLDLKPEEHNALRGHDMAMIYQDALSSLNPSMLIRTQMQQLIRRGGKRTAEELMELVGLDPVRTLKSYPHELSGGQRQRVLIAMALTRNPRLLIADEPTTALDVTVQHQVVDLLNDLREKLGFSMVFVSHDLALVAKLAHKITVMYAGQVVEQGNTRELLSNPQHEYTRGLLGAVLSIEAGADRLYQVPGTVPSPREFVIGDRFAPRSSHPTTGLDQRPLLRLVDGSETHCFAATDALLALRREEAAASSNLDIEGLEGEIR; encoded by the coding sequence ATGCGACGCAACCTGACTGAAAAACTCGAAAACCGCGCAGGGCAACGATTCTCTGGAATTCGTTCTTTGCCCATTGCCTCCAAAGTAGCCCTGACATTCCTCACGTTGGTCGCCCTCATGGCTATCTTTGCGCCACTCATTACTGCTTATGATCCGTTGGCGTCCTCTACACCAGTTCAGCCGCCGAGCGGCGACCACTGGTTTGGTACCGATGCCATCGGCCGCGATATCTTTGCCCGCGTGGCTTATGGCGCCCGCGCATCACTGATCATAGGTCTCTGTGCCACTGGCGCAGCGCTGGTGGCCGCCGCAGTTATTGGTTCTATAGCAGCAACTGCAGGCAAGGTCGTCTCTGAAGTCCTCATGCGCATCCTGGACATTATTATGTCCTTCCCCGGCATCGCTCTTGCAGCTGTGTTTGTTGCCGTCTTTGGCACTTCCATCCCGGTGTTGGTCTTTGCTATCGGTTTCCTCTATGTTCCGCAGCTCTCTCGCATCGTGCGAGCTAATGTGCTCAGTGAATTCGGCGAGGACTATGTCTCTGCGGCCAAGGTTATGGGCGCCCAGATCCCACACATTCTGATCAAACACGTTGCTCGTAACACCATCGCCCCGATTGCAGTCTTTGCCACTGTGCTGGTTGCAGATGCCATCGTATTCGAGGCCTCTCTATCTTTTATTAACGCCGGTGTGAAGCCGCCTTCACCCTCATGGGGAAATATCCTCGCCGACGGTAAGCAGCTACTCCTTACAGGTTCTTGGTGGCCCACATTCTTCCCTGGCCTAATGATTCTTGTAACCGTGCTCGCGTTAAACATCCTCTCCGAGGGGCTTACCGATGCTATGGCCTCCCCACGCATCAAACTCACGGCCAAGGTATCCGATAATGACCCCAGCATCGATACTCGCAATACTCTTGGACAGTCCACTGAGAAGGAAGCAGCCCTCTCGCTCAACACCTCACTCGCGGCTCTCAGAGATGCAGAGATGAGTGAAAATCGCCGTCTTGTTTATACGCGTGGTGAGTCCCCGCTCATCGAGGTCAAGGATCTATCCATTGCCTTCCCCGCAGCACACGGTGATGTAAATATCGTGGATAAGGTGAACTTCACCGTGTCCCCAGGACAGACGATGGGTCTGGTGGGCGAGTCGGGATGTGGTAAGTCTCTGGTTTCTATGGCCATCATGGGCCTGCTTCCTCCCACCGCCAAGATCACTGGTGAAATCCTCTTTGATGGCAAGAATCTCCTAGATCTCAAGCCAGAAGAGCACAATGCCCTACGCGGACATGATATGGCCATGATCTACCAAGATGCTCTGAGCTCTTTGAATCCCTCCATGTTGATTCGCACTCAAATGCAGCAGCTCATTCGCCGCGGCGGAAAGCGCACTGCAGAAGAGCTGATGGAGCTCGTCGGACTTGATCCAGTTCGTACTCTCAAGTCTTATCCGCATGAGCTTTCCGGCGGTCAGCGCCAACGCGTTCTCATCGCTATGGCGCTCACGCGTAACCCACGCCTACTCATCGCGGACGAGCCAACAACAGCCCTCGACGTGACTGTGCAGCATCAAGTTGTTGATTTGCTCAATGATCTGCGTGAAAAGCTCGGCTTCTCCATGGTCTTTGTCAGCCACGATCTCGCTTTGGTGGCCAAGCTGGCTCACAAAATCACGGTTATGTACGCAGGTCAGGTCGTTGAGCAGGGCAACACCCGCGAGCTTCTCTCCAACCCCCAACACGAGTACACCCGAGGGCTTCTGGGCGCGGTGCTATCCATCGAAGCTGGCGCGGATCGTCTCTATCAGGTACCGGGAACCGTGCCGAGCCCTCGCGAGTTTGTGATCGGCGACCGCTTTGCACCACGTTCTAGCCACCCGACCACGGGATTGGATCAACGTCCGTTGCTCCGGCTTGTTGACGGTTCAGAGACCCACTGCTTTGCCGCCACAGATGCGCTGCTCGCGTTGCGTCGCGAGGAAGCAGCCGCCAGCAGCAACCTCGATATTGAAGGTTTAGAAGGTGAAATCCGATGA
- the nagB gene encoding glucosamine-6-phosphate deaminase, with amino-acid sequence MEIIITPTHKEAAVIAADIFEGYIRQGKTLGLATGSTPGSTYAELVRRHREEGLSFAQCQAFLLDEYVGLPREHEQTYYQTIRREITSHVDIDDSAVHSPDGTAENPSAAAEAYDQSIRDAGGVDIQVLGIGTDGHIAFNEPTSSLVSRTRIKTLHPDTVRDNSRFFDNDESQVPHHVMTQGIGTICEAGHLVMLAFGENKADAVKSMVEGPVSAMVPASALQMHKHVTVILDEAAASKLENIEYYNYALAHKPEWQKF; translated from the coding sequence ATGGAAATCATCATTACTCCCACCCACAAAGAGGCGGCGGTAATCGCTGCGGACATTTTTGAGGGGTATATCAGGCAGGGGAAGACCTTAGGTTTAGCCACTGGCTCGACGCCGGGAAGCACCTACGCCGAGTTGGTGCGCAGGCATCGGGAAGAAGGCCTGTCTTTTGCTCAATGTCAGGCATTCCTCCTCGACGAGTATGTAGGTTTGCCTCGAGAGCACGAGCAGACTTATTACCAGACTATTCGCCGAGAGATCACGTCTCACGTGGATATTGATGACTCCGCTGTTCACAGCCCTGATGGAACGGCGGAAAACCCAAGCGCTGCTGCCGAAGCTTATGATCAATCAATACGGGATGCCGGTGGCGTGGATATTCAGGTTTTAGGTATTGGAACTGATGGCCATATCGCGTTTAATGAGCCGACCTCGTCACTGGTAAGTCGGACTCGTATCAAGACTTTGCATCCGGATACCGTACGAGATAACTCGCGCTTCTTTGATAATGACGAGTCTCAGGTGCCGCATCACGTGATGACTCAGGGGATTGGCACGATCTGCGAAGCCGGTCATCTTGTGATGCTGGCCTTTGGGGAGAACAAGGCTGACGCGGTTAAATCCATGGTAGAAGGGCCTGTCAGCGCTATGGTTCCAGCCTCGGCCTTGCAGATGCACAAGCACGTGACTGTGATCCTGGATGAAGCTGCCGCTAGCAAGCTAGAGAACATCGAGTATTACAACTATGCATTGGCGCATAAACCAGAATGGCAAAAATTTTAA
- a CDS encoding dihydrodipicolinate synthase family protein: MSSIVSGIVPPVLTPLHADRSLDLESLARLVEHLIDAGVDGLFALGSSGEVAFLSDEDRGIVIREIVKLAKGRVPVYAGVIDTQANRVIEHVRQAEAAGVDAVVVTAPFYAICGPNEIEAHFRTIAEATDLPIIAYDIPVCVYSKLPSEMLVKLGKDGVLAGVKDSSGDDVSFRRLVMLNKAAGSPLTLLTGHEAVVDGSFIAGADGCVPGLGNVDPAGYVRMWKAAQSGEWETVRKEQDRLAALFEIVFQPRGKVGPAAGVGSFKTALELMGVFSSNLMSAPLAPIDDAESREDIAAILRTAGLLD; the protein is encoded by the coding sequence ATGTCTTCCATCGTTTCCGGCATCGTCCCCCCAGTTCTTACGCCCCTACATGCAGACCGCAGCCTTGATCTTGAATCACTAGCTCGCCTCGTTGAACACCTCATCGATGCTGGTGTTGACGGTTTGTTTGCCCTAGGTTCTTCCGGAGAAGTCGCTTTCCTCAGCGATGAGGATCGCGGCATTGTGATCAGGGAAATTGTGAAGCTAGCCAAAGGCCGCGTTCCTGTGTACGCCGGGGTAATTGACACCCAGGCTAATCGCGTGATCGAACATGTCCGTCAGGCAGAGGCAGCTGGCGTAGACGCCGTAGTGGTCACGGCACCCTTCTATGCCATCTGTGGCCCCAACGAGATCGAAGCACATTTCCGCACTATCGCAGAGGCCACCGACCTCCCCATTATTGCTTATGACATCCCCGTGTGCGTGTACTCCAAGCTGCCCTCAGAAATGCTGGTCAAACTTGGCAAGGACGGCGTCTTGGCGGGCGTGAAGGATTCCTCCGGTGATGATGTTTCCTTCCGCCGCTTGGTCATGCTCAACAAGGCGGCTGGCTCGCCGTTGACCCTGCTGACTGGCCACGAGGCAGTTGTAGACGGGTCCTTCATCGCAGGTGCCGACGGCTGTGTCCCCGGTCTGGGCAACGTCGATCCTGCGGGATATGTTCGCATGTGGAAGGCAGCCCAGTCCGGCGAGTGGGAGACCGTGCGCAAAGAGCAGGATCGTCTCGCCGCACTCTTTGAAATCGTCTTCCAGCCCCGTGGCAAGGTCGGGCCGGCTGCCGGCGTTGGATCGTTCAAGACTGCCCTGGAACTCATGGGCGTGTTCTCTTCAAACTTGATGTCTGCACCACTCGCGCCTATCGACGACGCCGAGTCTCGTGAAGACATCGCAGCAATCCTACGCACCGCAGGTTTGCTGGACTGA
- a CDS encoding N-acetylmannosamine-6-phosphate 2-epimerase, with translation MDLQGFIQQVKNRLIVSAQAPTGHPLRDTRTMVFLAKAAEHGGSAAIRCGGYGGLEDIRAIVDTVSVPVIGLTKEGDTGVYITPSVKSAEDVIKAGATVAAIDATFRPRQDGSTFADQVAAVHALGGLAMADIATADEAVAAHEAGADIISTTLAGYTEHREKTDGPDLELIREIRAALGPDVFLIGEGRFHSPEHVKQGRKAGADALIVGTAITDTAWITTQFAAAAK, from the coding sequence ATGGATCTGCAGGGCTTTATTCAACAGGTGAAGAATAGGCTTATCGTTTCCGCGCAGGCGCCTACCGGTCATCCGCTACGTGATACTCGCACGATGGTCTTCCTTGCCAAAGCTGCTGAGCATGGTGGCTCGGCGGCGATACGCTGTGGCGGTTACGGTGGTCTCGAAGACATCCGGGCGATCGTAGATACTGTGTCTGTCCCCGTTATTGGGCTTACCAAAGAAGGAGACACGGGCGTATACATCACGCCATCAGTGAAGTCGGCAGAAGACGTGATTAAAGCGGGTGCGACTGTCGCAGCTATTGACGCCACCTTCCGGCCGCGCCAAGACGGATCTACCTTTGCCGATCAAGTGGCAGCAGTTCACGCGCTGGGTGGATTGGCGATGGCGGACATTGCGACTGCCGACGAAGCCGTAGCAGCGCATGAGGCAGGCGCCGATATTATCTCGACGACCCTAGCCGGGTATACGGAGCACAGGGAAAAAACCGATGGGCCAGATCTGGAGTTGATCCGAGAAATCCGCGCCGCATTGGGGCCAGATGTATTCCTTATCGGTGAGGGTCGGTTCCACTCCCCCGAGCATGTGAAGCAGGGTCGAAAAGCAGGAGCGGACGCACTGATCGTAGGAACCGCGATCACGGATACTGCGTGGATCACTACGCAGTTTGCTGCAGCAGCTAAATAG
- a CDS encoding ABC transporter ATP-binding protein, whose protein sequence is MSNPQMQQRNNLTGHDSDAPIIELRNVNVIHKTRTGKLFRPETLHANKDINFHVDRGQVVGIVGESGCGKSTLARVMVGLQKPTSGEVYFRGEKMTGRGRQRKELGRAISVVFQDPATALNPRMTVKDQLLDPMRVHKIDDEAGRLKRVRVLLSLVGLPQSALDVLPRQISGGQRQRVAIARALALEPDLIIADEPTSALDVSVRAQVLNLLTDLRNELGLGLVFISHDINTVRYVSDRMCVMYKGEIIEEQPTDLLFSQPQQEYTKTLLAATPSLL, encoded by the coding sequence ATGAGTAATCCTCAGATGCAGCAGCGTAACAACCTCACAGGGCACGACAGCGATGCACCCATTATTGAGCTTCGTAACGTCAACGTGATCCACAAAACGCGCACGGGAAAGCTCTTCCGGCCCGAAACCCTTCACGCTAACAAGGACATCAACTTCCACGTAGACCGTGGACAGGTCGTTGGCATCGTGGGGGAGTCTGGCTGCGGTAAATCCACGCTAGCCCGTGTCATGGTCGGGCTACAAAAGCCCACTAGTGGCGAGGTCTACTTCCGTGGGGAGAAAATGACGGGGCGAGGCCGCCAGCGTAAAGAGCTGGGACGCGCTATCTCTGTTGTTTTCCAGGATCCAGCCACAGCCCTGAATCCGCGCATGACGGTCAAGGACCAGCTCCTCGACCCCATGCGCGTGCATAAGATCGATGATGAAGCCGGCCGCCTCAAGAGGGTCCGAGTCCTCCTAAGCTTGGTGGGACTTCCGCAATCCGCTCTTGATGTTCTGCCTCGTCAAATCTCTGGTGGACAGCGCCAGCGCGTAGCTATTGCCCGTGCGCTGGCTTTGGAACCAGATCTGATCATCGCCGACGAGCCTACGTCCGCACTTGATGTCTCGGTGCGAGCACAGGTACTTAATCTGCTCACAGACCTACGCAATGAATTGGGGCTCGGACTCGTATTCATTTCTCACGATATCAACACCGTGCGTTACGTTTCCGATCGCATGTGCGTGATGTACAAGGGCGAGATTATTGAGGAACAACCCACTGATCTTCTCTTCTCTCAGCCCCAGCAGGAATACACAAAGACGCTGCTTGCTGCAACGCCGTCCCTCCTCTAA
- a CDS encoding ABC transporter substrate-binding protein — translation MSNASEKKYTRRDFFKITSAFGAAAGFAATLSACAPKGNDTSSPSAGASAGSLNKDGTITAAISYELGTNGFDPMPTTAALTVAANWHTMEGLTELNPANGEPYAALAKELPKGDGKSIDVMLRDGAKFHDGTPVTADDVVFSFERVLDKANKSLYASFIPFIEKVAKKDDKTVTFTLTEETGVLASRLAVVKIVPKAAVQANLDKFAANPIGSGAYKMTDNGGTSKTIKFERFEDYNGPKPALAKNMVWQIIPDASTRTNAIQSKTVQAIDSIPYLSIEQLKSSSSVESVQGFGLLFAMFNNDKSNPFSDVKNRQAFLYGVNINQIIETALLGQASPATSFLHKEHPQYHEAKVQYAHDAEKAKKLFAETGLKELRMLCTDHDWVKKCTPLIQESLSAIGIKVDFTEKKSSDVYNTIDGKPEAYDVVIAPGDPSVFGLDPDLLMRWWYSGDTWTESRMHWKGTPEYTKLQEVLDAGLKSTNATEQKNKWNEALDLISETVPLYPLFHRKVPTAWDASSLVDFKPISLTGLNFVGVGSTK, via the coding sequence ATGAGCAATGCTTCAGAAAAAAAGTACACTCGCCGCGATTTCTTTAAGATCACTTCCGCTTTCGGCGCAGCGGCTGGTTTTGCAGCCACCCTCTCTGCTTGCGCCCCTAAGGGAAATGACACCTCGAGCCCCTCGGCAGGCGCGAGTGCCGGTTCACTGAACAAAGATGGCACCATCACAGCAGCCATCTCTTATGAACTCGGAACCAATGGCTTCGATCCCATGCCCACCACTGCAGCGCTAACCGTTGCAGCAAACTGGCACACTATGGAAGGCCTGACGGAGCTTAATCCCGCAAACGGCGAACCCTACGCCGCGCTAGCAAAGGAACTACCCAAGGGCGACGGCAAGTCAATCGACGTTATGCTTCGCGACGGCGCAAAGTTCCACGATGGCACCCCCGTCACCGCCGATGACGTTGTCTTTTCCTTCGAGCGCGTCCTAGATAAGGCAAATAAGAGCCTGTATGCCTCCTTTATTCCTTTTATCGAGAAGGTCGCAAAGAAAGACGATAAGACCGTCACCTTCACCCTCACCGAGGAGACTGGCGTCCTTGCCAGCCGTCTCGCAGTGGTCAAGATCGTCCCCAAGGCTGCAGTCCAAGCGAACCTGGATAAGTTCGCCGCTAATCCCATTGGATCCGGCGCTTATAAGATGACCGATAACGGTGGTACCTCTAAGACCATCAAGTTCGAGCGATTCGAGGACTACAACGGTCCCAAGCCAGCGCTTGCTAAGAACATGGTTTGGCAGATCATCCCCGATGCATCTACCCGCACCAATGCTATCCAGTCCAAGACAGTTCAAGCTATCGATTCCATCCCTTATCTCTCCATCGAGCAGCTGAAGTCCAGCTCTTCCGTGGAATCTGTTCAGGGCTTTGGCCTGCTGTTTGCCATGTTCAACAACGATAAGTCGAACCCCTTCAGCGATGTAAAGAATCGCCAGGCATTCCTCTACGGCGTGAACATTAATCAGATCATCGAGACAGCCCTCTTGGGCCAGGCCAGCCCTGCCACCTCGTTCCTGCACAAGGAACATCCGCAGTACCACGAGGCAAAGGTTCAGTATGCTCACGACGCAGAGAAGGCAAAGAAACTCTTTGCAGAAACTGGGCTCAAAGAACTACGCATGCTGTGCACAGACCATGACTGGGTAAAGAAGTGCACCCCGCTGATCCAGGAGTCCCTCTCTGCTATCGGCATCAAGGTTGACTTCACTGAGAAGAAGTCTTCCGACGTATACAACACCATCGACGGAAAACCAGAGGCATACGACGTGGTCATCGCCCCCGGTGACCCCAGCGTCTTCGGCCTTGACCCCGACCTACTCATGCGCTGGTGGTACTCCGGAGACACCTGGACCGAATCCCGCATGCACTGGAAGGGAACGCCTGAATACACCAAACTTCAGGAGGTCCTGGATGCGGGTCTCAAGTCCACAAATGCTACTGAGCAGAAGAATAAGTGGAACGAGGCACTCGATCTTATTTCCGAGACTGTTCCGCTCTATCCGCTGTTCCACCGCAAGGTGCCTACTGCATGGGATGCCTCCTCGCTTGTCGATTTCAAGCCGATCTCTCTGACCGGCCTGAACTTTGTCGGCGTTGGCTCCACCAAGTAA
- a CDS encoding ABC transporter permease: MSNLLRLIGRRLIALPIMILGVTFLVFFIMSFSPADPARLALGETASLEALEEYRETHGLNDPLLMRYYHFLVDMLHGDLGTTTGSASVTDVVAKAFPITLQLTFLGLILAAVFSLVFGVIAALYRDKWPDQLIRVVSIAALATPSFWLAILLIQWLGTIPGAWGLFPALITSWVKFTEDPGVYLNNLFLPAVALAVPVAGSLTRVVRTAMVEELDKDYVRTAIGSGIPKAEVISRNVLRNALITPITVLGLRVGYLMGGAVIIEIIFNIQAMGQLILDGVTRNDVYLVQGVTLTVAITFIIINIIVDMLYVLVNPRIRSI; the protein is encoded by the coding sequence ATGTCTAATCTGCTACGACTGATCGGTCGGCGCCTGATTGCGCTACCCATCATGATTCTTGGCGTGACCTTCTTGGTGTTCTTCATCATGTCCTTCAGCCCTGCCGATCCTGCTCGCCTCGCGCTAGGGGAGACGGCCTCGCTGGAGGCGCTCGAAGAATACCGTGAGACCCACGGCCTCAACGACCCTCTGTTGATGCGGTATTACCACTTCCTCGTGGACATGCTCCACGGCGATCTTGGTACCACAACTGGTAGCGCCTCTGTCACAGACGTTGTTGCTAAGGCATTCCCGATTACGCTGCAGCTCACCTTCTTAGGATTGATCCTCGCTGCGGTATTCTCCCTCGTCTTTGGCGTCATCGCGGCCCTCTACCGAGACAAATGGCCTGACCAATTGATCCGCGTCGTCTCTATTGCGGCACTGGCCACCCCTTCTTTCTGGTTGGCTATCCTGCTCATTCAGTGGCTGGGAACAATCCCCGGCGCGTGGGGGCTGTTCCCCGCATTGATTACCTCGTGGGTGAAGTTCACCGAAGACCCTGGGGTTTATCTCAACAACCTTTTCCTCCCGGCTGTGGCCTTGGCCGTTCCAGTTGCCGGTTCACTCACCCGCGTAGTACGTACCGCCATGGTGGAAGAGCTGGACAAGGATTACGTGCGTACTGCCATTGGATCCGGTATTCCCAAGGCTGAAGTCATCTCCCGTAACGTTCTCCGTAACGCGCTTATTACCCCCATCACGGTTCTGGGGCTCCGCGTTGGTTACCTCATGGGTGGCGCTGTGATCATCGAGATCATCTTCAACATTCAGGCTATGGGTCAGCTCATCCTCGACGGTGTTACCCGCAACGATGTTTACCTCGTTCAGGGCGTTACCCTCACTGTCGCTATCACGTTCATCATCATCAACATCATCGTTGACATGCTTTATGTGCTCGTCAACCCACGCATCAGGAGCATCTAA
- a CDS encoding FadR/GntR family transcriptional regulator — MNSHVSPAVGKSPTAAAIEDYIRDNNLSPGDLLPSEAALCERLSVSRSSVREAMRTLASLDVVEIRHGHGTFVGSMSLAPLINGMVLRLTLNEELALENLSYVVDMRIALDLANAEELANSYKGQSTEVLDRIVEAMREKYLREESFVEEDWQFHKVISEKLSNPLMREMSMALWEIHTKVVPVLGLGDPEDMEDTVEAHSKMIRALHSGDADSYCALICEHYGPLLRVIKKKREQQDLARNANSADIDKEADKERAS; from the coding sequence ATGAATTCACATGTGAGTCCGGCGGTAGGAAAGAGCCCTACCGCGGCGGCAATCGAAGATTACATCCGTGATAATAATCTCTCTCCGGGGGACCTTCTCCCCTCGGAAGCGGCGCTATGTGAGCGTCTTTCGGTATCACGTTCCTCAGTCCGCGAGGCTATGAGGACGCTCGCTTCTCTTGACGTTGTTGAGATTCGACATGGGCACGGAACATTTGTGGGAAGCATGTCGCTCGCACCTCTTATTAATGGAATGGTGCTGCGTCTGACCTTGAATGAAGAGCTCGCTCTAGAAAACCTTTCATACGTTGTGGATATGCGCATCGCGCTGGACCTGGCCAATGCGGAGGAGCTGGCTAACTCTTATAAGGGGCAGTCCACCGAGGTGCTAGACCGGATTGTGGAAGCAATGAGGGAAAAGTATTTACGCGAGGAGTCTTTTGTGGAAGAGGATTGGCAATTCCACAAAGTGATCTCTGAGAAGCTATCCAATCCGTTGATGCGAGAAATGTCGATGGCCCTCTGGGAGATACACACCAAAGTGGTTCCGGTTCTGGGGCTGGGCGATCCGGAGGACATGGAAGACACCGTGGAGGCGCACTCGAAAATGATTCGAGCGCTTCATAGTGGCGACGCAGACAGCTATTGCGCACTGATCTGTGAACATTATGGTCCGCTTCTTCGTGTGATTAAGAAGAAAAGAGAGCAACAGGATCTTGCCCGGAATGCCAATTCTGCTGACATAGATAAGGAAGCGGATAAGGAGCGAGCATCATGA